The following proteins come from a genomic window of Panicum hallii strain FIL2 chromosome 8, PHallii_v3.1, whole genome shotgun sequence:
- the LOC112901989 gene encoding protein FAR1-RELATED SEQUENCE 11-like: protein MIRTYKLEKIKFMTRLYRYRLRWAKPYFMGVFCAGMTSTQRSESANHMLKQIIQRSAPMHVFVSKFNELQVCRQNDEGRESHISKQVTKKLRIGVPIERHARSIYTRAVYHIFREEIYKAGNYRIKERMNDYTFVLVHTMFDENPKANLFKVTIRYSEVIHCSCGLYEHKGMLCRHSLKVLMTLDRKEIPKDNIMGRWLKDSLVTNLEVPSVQIIPPTMETPDKIKKNLLLKKVIEVVSAKEEI, encoded by the exons ATGATAAGAACATACAAGCTTGAGAAGATCAAATTCATGACGAGGTTGTACAGGTACCGGTTAAGATGGGCGAAACCGTATTTTATGGGAGTCTTCTGCGCAGGAATGACCAGCACCCAAAGAAGTGAGAGCGCGAACCACATGCTGAAACAAATTATCCAACGGTCAGCTCCAATGCATGTCTTCGTTAGCAAGTTCAATGAACTACAAGTCTGCCGACAAAATGATGAAGGAAGAGAGAGCCACATCAGCAAACAG GTTACAAAGAAGCTAAGGATTGGAGTGCCTATCGAGCGACATGCAAGAAGTATCTACACTCGAGCTGTGTACCACATTTTCCGCGAAGAAATATACAAAGCTGGTAACTACAGAATCAAGGAGCGCATGAATGATTATACATTTGTGCTAGTTCATACAATGTTTGACGAGAACCCAAAAGCTAACCTGTTCAAGGTAACAATACGATACAGTGAAGTCATACATTGCAGCTGCGGACTGTACGAGCACAAGGGCATGCTATGCAGACACTCTTTGAAG GTCTTGATGACACTAGACAGGAAGGAAATACCCAAAGACAATATCATGGGGAGGTGGTTGAAAGACAGCTTAGTAACCAACCTGGAAGTCCCATCAGTTCAGATAATTCCTCCAACAATGGAAACACCAGATAAGATTAAGAAGAACCTGTTACTGAAGAAGGTAATAGAGGTGGTCAGCGCAAAGGAAGAGATATGA
- the LOC112901987 gene encoding uncharacterized protein LOC112901987 isoform X1, whose translation MGLLAHHTAMDHLYSDHLYSNGSLRNGKNIFVPMFRMFKKWKSMEGVVYWQPPESAMNKIEKIIREPAINRYSSDDGLPEHREALLEKDLVTEVQSMQYVPGVRWQHRGRERAGKPHRHAAHGSSQGVQNTSQAV comes from the exons ATGGGACTATTGGCACATCATACAGCAATGGATCACCTGTATAGTGATCACCTGTATAGCAATGGAAGTTTAAGAAATGGAAAGAATATATTTGTCCCAATGTTCAGGATGTTTAAGAAATGGAAGTCAATGGAG GGAGTTGTTTACTGGCAACCTCCTGAGTCAGCTATGAATAAGATTGAAAAAATCATCAGGGAACCAGCAATCAATAGATATAGTTCTGATGACGGACTTCCTGAACATCGTGAAGCACTTCTCGAAAAG GATTTAGTGACGGAGGTCCAGAGTATGCAGTACGTGCCTGGAGTTCGCTGGCAACACCGAGGAAGAGAGCGAGCTGGAAAGCCTCATAGACATGCAGCTCACGGCTCTTCGCAAGGTGTTCAGAATACCTCACAAGCCGTTTGA
- the LOC112901987 gene encoding uncharacterized protein LOC112901987 isoform X2: protein MVLMLPKWDTFGVVYWQPPESAMNKIEKIIREPAINRYSSDDGLPEHREALLEKDLVTEVQSMQYVPGVRWQHRGRERAGKPHRHAAHGSSQGVQNTSQAV from the exons ATGGTTCTTATGTTGCCAAAGTGGGACACATTT GGAGTTGTTTACTGGCAACCTCCTGAGTCAGCTATGAATAAGATTGAAAAAATCATCAGGGAACCAGCAATCAATAGATATAGTTCTGATGACGGACTTCCTGAACATCGTGAAGCACTTCTCGAAAAG GATTTAGTGACGGAGGTCCAGAGTATGCAGTACGTGCCTGGAGTTCGCTGGCAACACCGAGGAAGAGAGCGAGCTGGAAAGCCTCATAGACATGCAGCTCACGGCTCTTCGCAAGGTGTTCAGAATACCTCACAAGCCGTTTGA